In Lytechinus variegatus isolate NC3 chromosome 18, Lvar_3.0, whole genome shotgun sequence, a single genomic region encodes these proteins:
- the LOC121431725 gene encoding uncharacterized protein LOC121431725 isoform X1 → MLQNAIMCCCELYKSSSKRLWTNISPCRKTARKPPRQRNFTQKTSEATEGVPTGNPETPSPKSSHIYKDHSYSTLQSPRTVKRRLDIAYDHVSNLNKKVKTLQQKSRRLSKKVTDLQEVVNTLRNENQVSANAADVLSKTFSDVPADVMKRMVANKSSGKLSRKTYPPALRAFALT, encoded by the exons ATGCTTCAAAATGCCATCATGTGTTGCTGTGAACTGTACAAATCGTCAAGCAAAAGGTTGTGGACGAACATTTCACCT TGCAGAAAAACTGCCAGAAAGCCACCGAGGCAGAGAAACTTCACCCAGAAGACATCAGAAGCCACAGAAGGAGTCCCAACAGGCAATCCAGAGACGCCAAGCCCAAAGTCATCGCATATATACAAAGACCATAGCTACTCTACACTGCAAAGCCCCCGAACAGTAAAGCGAAGATTAGACATTGCATATGACCATGTGAGTAATCTAAATAAGAAAGTAAAGACACTGCAACAGAAGTCACGCCGACTGAGTAAAAAAGTCACCGATCTGCAGGAAGTCGTAAACACGCTAAGGAATGAGAACCAAGTTTCAGCCAATGCAGCAGATGTGCTCTCTAAAACTTTTTCTGATGTCCCAGCAGATGTGATGAAAAGAATGGTGGCAAACAAGTCAAGCGGGAAACTGAGTAGAAAAACCTATCCTCCGGCACTGAGAGCATTTGCACTAACTTAG
- the LOC121431725 gene encoding uncharacterized protein LOC121431725 isoform X2: MPSCVAVNCTNRQAKGCGRTFHLKTARKPPRQRNFTQKTSEATEGVPTGNPETPSPKSSHIYKDHSYSTLQSPRTVKRRLDIAYDHVSNLNKKVKTLQQKSRRLSKKVTDLQEVVNTLRNENQVSANAADVLSKTFSDVPADVMKRMVANKSSGKLSRKTYPPALRAFALT, encoded by the exons ATGCCATCATGTGTTGCTGTGAACTGTACAAATCGTCAAGCAAAAGGTTGTGGACGAACATTTCACCT AAAAACTGCCAGAAAGCCACCGAGGCAGAGAAACTTCACCCAGAAGACATCAGAAGCCACAGAAGGAGTCCCAACAGGCAATCCAGAGACGCCAAGCCCAAAGTCATCGCATATATACAAAGACCATAGCTACTCTACACTGCAAAGCCCCCGAACAGTAAAGCGAAGATTAGACATTGCATATGACCATGTGAGTAATCTAAATAAGAAAGTAAAGACACTGCAACAGAAGTCACGCCGACTGAGTAAAAAAGTCACCGATCTGCAGGAAGTCGTAAACACGCTAAGGAATGAGAACCAAGTTTCAGCCAATGCAGCAGATGTGCTCTCTAAAACTTTTTCTGATGTCCCAGCAGATGTGATGAAAAGAATGGTGGCAAACAAGTCAAGCGGGAAACTGAGTAGAAAAACCTATCCTCCGGCACTGAGAGCATTTGCACTAACTTAG
- the LOC100134946 gene encoding bifunctional 3'-phosphoadenosine 5'-phosphosulfate synthase isoform X1 — protein sequence MSFSPEHKKLKLSDVASTEGDPGTSSEMTDPAAINKLNNNNAKNPDPYGIRASKKQVATNVTEQTHHVSRDKRGQVMGLRGGFRGCTIWFTGLSGAGKTTVSFALEEYLCHHGIPAYGLDGDNMRTGLNKNLGFTPEDREENIRRVAEVARLFADGGIVCLTSFISPYAKDRDVARQLHQKTGLPFYEIFVNTPLEVCEERDVKGLYKKARAGLIKGFTGIDQAYEEPENPDLVLMSGRDSVKDVVQQLVSFLRSENILPDSAVETVKELLVPEQAVPEAMKEAESLPSLNISKLDLQWTQVLAEGWATPMMGFMREREFLQCQHFNCLLDGGTINQSVPIVLPVHTEDKERLEKEEAFTLKYEGRCIAILRTPEFYLHRKEERCCRQWGTSHPDHPYIKMVMESGDWLVGGDLEVLERIRWNDGLDSYRLTPNELRARFKEIGSDAVFAFQLRNPVHNGHALLMNDTKRRLKERGYKKPCLLLHPLGGWTKADDVPLDVRMRQHSAILDEGVLDPDSTVVAIFPSPMMYAGPTEVQWHAKARMATGANFYIVGRDPAGMPHPDKSGDLYDHSHGRRVLTMAPGLTQLEIIPFRVAAYNLKKKAMDFFDPEKKEDFDFISGTRMRRLAREGQTPPDGFMAPKAWGILSNYYQSLAKK from the exons ATGAGTTTTAGTCCTGAGCATAAGAAACTTAAGTTATCAGACGTGGCATCTACG GAAGGTGACCCGGGAACTTCCTCCGAAATGACAGATCCGGCAGCCATCAACAAGTTGAACAACAACAACGCCAAAAATCCGGACCCCTACGGCATCAGAGCG TCCAAGAAGCAAGTTGCCACCAATGTAACGGAACAAACCCATCATGTGTCCAGGGACAAGCGTGGGCAGGTCATGGGCCTGCGTGGGGGCTTCCGTGGATGTACCATCTGGTTCACTG GTTTGTCTGGAGCCGGTAAGACCACTGTGTCCTTTGCCCTTGAGGAATACCTCTGTCACCATGGCATCCCAGCCTACGGTCTGGACGGAGACAACATGAGAACTGGTCTGAACAAGAACCTTGGCTTCACCCCAGAGGACCGTGAAGAGAACATCCGTCGTGTCGCTGAGGTCGCTAGGCTTTTTGCCGATGGTGGTATCGTCTGTCTTACTTCGTTCATCAGTCCCTACGCTAAG GATCGTGATGTTGCAAGACAACTCCACCAGAAGACCGGTCTTCCGTTCTATGAGATCTTTGTCAACACTCCATTGGAGGTTTGTGAGGAACGTGATGTGAAGGGACTCTACAAGAAGGCTAGGGCTGGCCTTATCAAGg GATTCACCGGTATCGACCAGGCCTATGAGGAGCCCGAGAACCCAGACCTGGTCCTCATGTCTGGCAGGGACAGCGTCAAGGATGTGGTCCAGCAGCTGGTTAGCTTCCTCAGGTCGGAG AACATTCTTCCTGACTCTGCTGTGGAGACCGTGAAGGAGCTTCTGGTCCCTGAGCAGGCCGTGCCGGAAGCCATGAAGGAGGCAGAGAGCCTACCATCTCTCAACATCAGCAAG CTTGATCTTCAATGGACCCAGGTGTTAGCTGAAGGTTGGGCCACGCCCATGATGGGTTTCATGCGAGAGAGGGAGTTCTTACAATGTCAGCATTTTAACTGCCTTCTTGATG GTGGCACTATAAACCAGTCCGTCCCGATTGTTCTTCCCGTTCACACCGAGGACAAGGAGCGCTTGGAGAAGGAGGAGGCGTTCACACTGAAGTACGAAGGTCGCTGTATAGCTATTCTACGTACACCCGAGTTCTATCTGCATAGGAAGGAGGAGAGATGCTGCCGTCAGTGGGGAACATCCCACCCTGATCATCCTTACATCAAG ATGGTCATGGAGAGTGGTGATTGGTTGGTCGGTGGAGACCTGGAAGTCTTGGAACGTATCCGTTGGAACGATGGTCTGGACAGCTACCGCCTCACCCCCAATGAGCTCAGGGCCCGCTTCAAGGAGATTGGCTCCGACGCCGTCTTTGCATTCCAGCTGCGTAATCCCGTCCACAACGGCCACGCCCTGCTGATGAACGACACCAAGCGCAGGCTGAAGGAGCGTGGCTACAAGAAGCCGTGTCTTCTTCTTCATCCACTGG GTGGATGGACCAAAGCCGATGATGTTCCTCTGGATGTTCGTATGCGCCAGCATTCCGCCATCCTGGATGAGGGGGTTCTGGACCCTGATAGTACAGTGGTAGCAATCTTCCCATCACCTATGATGTACGCAGGACCAACAGAG GTACAATGGCATGCCAAGGCTCGTATGGCCACTGGAGCTAATTTCTACATCGTCGGTCGTGACCCAGCTGGTATGCCCCACCCAGACAAGTCGGGTGACCTCTACGATCATTCCCACGGCCGACGT GTCCTTACTATGGCCCCAGGTCTCACCCAACTAGAAATCATCCCATTCCGTGTCGCTGCATACAATCTGAAGAAGAAAGCCATGGACTTCTTCGACCCAGAGAAGAAGGAGGACTTTGACTTCATCTCGGGCACCCGCATGCGTAGGCTGGCCCGCGAGGGGCAGACCCCGCCCGACGGGTTCATGGCGCCCAAGGCCTGGGGGATCCTCTCCAATTACTACCAGTCTCTGGCCAAGAAGTAA
- the LOC121431725 gene encoding uncharacterized protein LOC121431725 isoform X3 translates to MNAIFHRKTARKPPRQRNFTQKTSEATEGVPTGNPETPSPKSSHIYKDHSYSTLQSPRTVKRRLDIAYDHVSNLNKKVKTLQQKSRRLSKKVTDLQEVVNTLRNENQVSANAADVLSKTFSDVPADVMKRMVANKSSGKLSRKTYPPALRAFALT, encoded by the exons ATGAACGCTAtcttccatag AAAAACTGCCAGAAAGCCACCGAGGCAGAGAAACTTCACCCAGAAGACATCAGAAGCCACAGAAGGAGTCCCAACAGGCAATCCAGAGACGCCAAGCCCAAAGTCATCGCATATATACAAAGACCATAGCTACTCTACACTGCAAAGCCCCCGAACAGTAAAGCGAAGATTAGACATTGCATATGACCATGTGAGTAATCTAAATAAGAAAGTAAAGACACTGCAACAGAAGTCACGCCGACTGAGTAAAAAAGTCACCGATCTGCAGGAAGTCGTAAACACGCTAAGGAATGAGAACCAAGTTTCAGCCAATGCAGCAGATGTGCTCTCTAAAACTTTTTCTGATGTCCCAGCAGATGTGATGAAAAGAATGGTGGCAAACAAGTCAAGCGGGAAACTGAGTAGAAAAACCTATCCTCCGGCACTGAGAGCATTTGCACTAACTTAG
- the LOC100134946 gene encoding bifunctional 3'-phosphoadenosine 5'-phosphosulfate synthase isoform X2, which translates to MSTMINNGLAGDKKEGDPGTSSEMTDPAAINKLNNNNAKNPDPYGIRASKKQVATNVTEQTHHVSRDKRGQVMGLRGGFRGCTIWFTGLSGAGKTTVSFALEEYLCHHGIPAYGLDGDNMRTGLNKNLGFTPEDREENIRRVAEVARLFADGGIVCLTSFISPYAKDRDVARQLHQKTGLPFYEIFVNTPLEVCEERDVKGLYKKARAGLIKGFTGIDQAYEEPENPDLVLMSGRDSVKDVVQQLVSFLRSENILPDSAVETVKELLVPEQAVPEAMKEAESLPSLNISKLDLQWTQVLAEGWATPMMGFMREREFLQCQHFNCLLDGGTINQSVPIVLPVHTEDKERLEKEEAFTLKYEGRCIAILRTPEFYLHRKEERCCRQWGTSHPDHPYIKMVMESGDWLVGGDLEVLERIRWNDGLDSYRLTPNELRARFKEIGSDAVFAFQLRNPVHNGHALLMNDTKRRLKERGYKKPCLLLHPLGGWTKADDVPLDVRMRQHSAILDEGVLDPDSTVVAIFPSPMMYAGPTEVQWHAKARMATGANFYIVGRDPAGMPHPDKSGDLYDHSHGRRVLTMAPGLTQLEIIPFRVAAYNLKKKAMDFFDPEKKEDFDFISGTRMRRLAREGQTPPDGFMAPKAWGILSNYYQSLAKK; encoded by the exons ATGAGTACAATGATTAATAATGGACTTGCGGGTGACAAGAAG GAAGGTGACCCGGGAACTTCCTCCGAAATGACAGATCCGGCAGCCATCAACAAGTTGAACAACAACAACGCCAAAAATCCGGACCCCTACGGCATCAGAGCG TCCAAGAAGCAAGTTGCCACCAATGTAACGGAACAAACCCATCATGTGTCCAGGGACAAGCGTGGGCAGGTCATGGGCCTGCGTGGGGGCTTCCGTGGATGTACCATCTGGTTCACTG GTTTGTCTGGAGCCGGTAAGACCACTGTGTCCTTTGCCCTTGAGGAATACCTCTGTCACCATGGCATCCCAGCCTACGGTCTGGACGGAGACAACATGAGAACTGGTCTGAACAAGAACCTTGGCTTCACCCCAGAGGACCGTGAAGAGAACATCCGTCGTGTCGCTGAGGTCGCTAGGCTTTTTGCCGATGGTGGTATCGTCTGTCTTACTTCGTTCATCAGTCCCTACGCTAAG GATCGTGATGTTGCAAGACAACTCCACCAGAAGACCGGTCTTCCGTTCTATGAGATCTTTGTCAACACTCCATTGGAGGTTTGTGAGGAACGTGATGTGAAGGGACTCTACAAGAAGGCTAGGGCTGGCCTTATCAAGg GATTCACCGGTATCGACCAGGCCTATGAGGAGCCCGAGAACCCAGACCTGGTCCTCATGTCTGGCAGGGACAGCGTCAAGGATGTGGTCCAGCAGCTGGTTAGCTTCCTCAGGTCGGAG AACATTCTTCCTGACTCTGCTGTGGAGACCGTGAAGGAGCTTCTGGTCCCTGAGCAGGCCGTGCCGGAAGCCATGAAGGAGGCAGAGAGCCTACCATCTCTCAACATCAGCAAG CTTGATCTTCAATGGACCCAGGTGTTAGCTGAAGGTTGGGCCACGCCCATGATGGGTTTCATGCGAGAGAGGGAGTTCTTACAATGTCAGCATTTTAACTGCCTTCTTGATG GTGGCACTATAAACCAGTCCGTCCCGATTGTTCTTCCCGTTCACACCGAGGACAAGGAGCGCTTGGAGAAGGAGGAGGCGTTCACACTGAAGTACGAAGGTCGCTGTATAGCTATTCTACGTACACCCGAGTTCTATCTGCATAGGAAGGAGGAGAGATGCTGCCGTCAGTGGGGAACATCCCACCCTGATCATCCTTACATCAAG ATGGTCATGGAGAGTGGTGATTGGTTGGTCGGTGGAGACCTGGAAGTCTTGGAACGTATCCGTTGGAACGATGGTCTGGACAGCTACCGCCTCACCCCCAATGAGCTCAGGGCCCGCTTCAAGGAGATTGGCTCCGACGCCGTCTTTGCATTCCAGCTGCGTAATCCCGTCCACAACGGCCACGCCCTGCTGATGAACGACACCAAGCGCAGGCTGAAGGAGCGTGGCTACAAGAAGCCGTGTCTTCTTCTTCATCCACTGG GTGGATGGACCAAAGCCGATGATGTTCCTCTGGATGTTCGTATGCGCCAGCATTCCGCCATCCTGGATGAGGGGGTTCTGGACCCTGATAGTACAGTGGTAGCAATCTTCCCATCACCTATGATGTACGCAGGACCAACAGAG GTACAATGGCATGCCAAGGCTCGTATGGCCACTGGAGCTAATTTCTACATCGTCGGTCGTGACCCAGCTGGTATGCCCCACCCAGACAAGTCGGGTGACCTCTACGATCATTCCCACGGCCGACGT GTCCTTACTATGGCCCCAGGTCTCACCCAACTAGAAATCATCCCATTCCGTGTCGCTGCATACAATCTGAAGAAGAAAGCCATGGACTTCTTCGACCCAGAGAAGAAGGAGGACTTTGACTTCATCTCGGGCACCCGCATGCGTAGGCTGGCCCGCGAGGGGCAGACCCCGCCCGACGGGTTCATGGCGCCCAAGGCCTGGGGGATCCTCTCCAATTACTACCAGTCTCTGGCCAAGAAGTAA
- the LOC100134946 gene encoding bifunctional 3'-phosphoadenosine 5'-phosphosulfate synthase isoform X3, whose protein sequence is MSFSPEHKKLKLSDVASTSKKQVATNVTEQTHHVSRDKRGQVMGLRGGFRGCTIWFTGLSGAGKTTVSFALEEYLCHHGIPAYGLDGDNMRTGLNKNLGFTPEDREENIRRVAEVARLFADGGIVCLTSFISPYAKDRDVARQLHQKTGLPFYEIFVNTPLEVCEERDVKGLYKKARAGLIKGFTGIDQAYEEPENPDLVLMSGRDSVKDVVQQLVSFLRSENILPDSAVETVKELLVPEQAVPEAMKEAESLPSLNISKLDLQWTQVLAEGWATPMMGFMREREFLQCQHFNCLLDGGTINQSVPIVLPVHTEDKERLEKEEAFTLKYEGRCIAILRTPEFYLHRKEERCCRQWGTSHPDHPYIKMVMESGDWLVGGDLEVLERIRWNDGLDSYRLTPNELRARFKEIGSDAVFAFQLRNPVHNGHALLMNDTKRRLKERGYKKPCLLLHPLGGWTKADDVPLDVRMRQHSAILDEGVLDPDSTVVAIFPSPMMYAGPTEVQWHAKARMATGANFYIVGRDPAGMPHPDKSGDLYDHSHGRRVLTMAPGLTQLEIIPFRVAAYNLKKKAMDFFDPEKKEDFDFISGTRMRRLAREGQTPPDGFMAPKAWGILSNYYQSLAKK, encoded by the exons ATGAGTTTTAGTCCTGAGCATAAGAAACTTAAGTTATCAGACGTGGCATCTACG TCCAAGAAGCAAGTTGCCACCAATGTAACGGAACAAACCCATCATGTGTCCAGGGACAAGCGTGGGCAGGTCATGGGCCTGCGTGGGGGCTTCCGTGGATGTACCATCTGGTTCACTG GTTTGTCTGGAGCCGGTAAGACCACTGTGTCCTTTGCCCTTGAGGAATACCTCTGTCACCATGGCATCCCAGCCTACGGTCTGGACGGAGACAACATGAGAACTGGTCTGAACAAGAACCTTGGCTTCACCCCAGAGGACCGTGAAGAGAACATCCGTCGTGTCGCTGAGGTCGCTAGGCTTTTTGCCGATGGTGGTATCGTCTGTCTTACTTCGTTCATCAGTCCCTACGCTAAG GATCGTGATGTTGCAAGACAACTCCACCAGAAGACCGGTCTTCCGTTCTATGAGATCTTTGTCAACACTCCATTGGAGGTTTGTGAGGAACGTGATGTGAAGGGACTCTACAAGAAGGCTAGGGCTGGCCTTATCAAGg GATTCACCGGTATCGACCAGGCCTATGAGGAGCCCGAGAACCCAGACCTGGTCCTCATGTCTGGCAGGGACAGCGTCAAGGATGTGGTCCAGCAGCTGGTTAGCTTCCTCAGGTCGGAG AACATTCTTCCTGACTCTGCTGTGGAGACCGTGAAGGAGCTTCTGGTCCCTGAGCAGGCCGTGCCGGAAGCCATGAAGGAGGCAGAGAGCCTACCATCTCTCAACATCAGCAAG CTTGATCTTCAATGGACCCAGGTGTTAGCTGAAGGTTGGGCCACGCCCATGATGGGTTTCATGCGAGAGAGGGAGTTCTTACAATGTCAGCATTTTAACTGCCTTCTTGATG GTGGCACTATAAACCAGTCCGTCCCGATTGTTCTTCCCGTTCACACCGAGGACAAGGAGCGCTTGGAGAAGGAGGAGGCGTTCACACTGAAGTACGAAGGTCGCTGTATAGCTATTCTACGTACACCCGAGTTCTATCTGCATAGGAAGGAGGAGAGATGCTGCCGTCAGTGGGGAACATCCCACCCTGATCATCCTTACATCAAG ATGGTCATGGAGAGTGGTGATTGGTTGGTCGGTGGAGACCTGGAAGTCTTGGAACGTATCCGTTGGAACGATGGTCTGGACAGCTACCGCCTCACCCCCAATGAGCTCAGGGCCCGCTTCAAGGAGATTGGCTCCGACGCCGTCTTTGCATTCCAGCTGCGTAATCCCGTCCACAACGGCCACGCCCTGCTGATGAACGACACCAAGCGCAGGCTGAAGGAGCGTGGCTACAAGAAGCCGTGTCTTCTTCTTCATCCACTGG GTGGATGGACCAAAGCCGATGATGTTCCTCTGGATGTTCGTATGCGCCAGCATTCCGCCATCCTGGATGAGGGGGTTCTGGACCCTGATAGTACAGTGGTAGCAATCTTCCCATCACCTATGATGTACGCAGGACCAACAGAG GTACAATGGCATGCCAAGGCTCGTATGGCCACTGGAGCTAATTTCTACATCGTCGGTCGTGACCCAGCTGGTATGCCCCACCCAGACAAGTCGGGTGACCTCTACGATCATTCCCACGGCCGACGT GTCCTTACTATGGCCCCAGGTCTCACCCAACTAGAAATCATCCCATTCCGTGTCGCTGCATACAATCTGAAGAAGAAAGCCATGGACTTCTTCGACCCAGAGAAGAAGGAGGACTTTGACTTCATCTCGGGCACCCGCATGCGTAGGCTGGCCCGCGAGGGGCAGACCCCGCCCGACGGGTTCATGGCGCCCAAGGCCTGGGGGATCCTCTCCAATTACTACCAGTCTCTGGCCAAGAAGTAA
- the LOC100134946 gene encoding bifunctional 3'-phosphoadenosine 5'-phosphosulfate synthase isoform X4, whose protein sequence is MSTMINNGLAGDKKSKKQVATNVTEQTHHVSRDKRGQVMGLRGGFRGCTIWFTGLSGAGKTTVSFALEEYLCHHGIPAYGLDGDNMRTGLNKNLGFTPEDREENIRRVAEVARLFADGGIVCLTSFISPYAKDRDVARQLHQKTGLPFYEIFVNTPLEVCEERDVKGLYKKARAGLIKGFTGIDQAYEEPENPDLVLMSGRDSVKDVVQQLVSFLRSENILPDSAVETVKELLVPEQAVPEAMKEAESLPSLNISKLDLQWTQVLAEGWATPMMGFMREREFLQCQHFNCLLDGGTINQSVPIVLPVHTEDKERLEKEEAFTLKYEGRCIAILRTPEFYLHRKEERCCRQWGTSHPDHPYIKMVMESGDWLVGGDLEVLERIRWNDGLDSYRLTPNELRARFKEIGSDAVFAFQLRNPVHNGHALLMNDTKRRLKERGYKKPCLLLHPLGGWTKADDVPLDVRMRQHSAILDEGVLDPDSTVVAIFPSPMMYAGPTEVQWHAKARMATGANFYIVGRDPAGMPHPDKSGDLYDHSHGRRVLTMAPGLTQLEIIPFRVAAYNLKKKAMDFFDPEKKEDFDFISGTRMRRLAREGQTPPDGFMAPKAWGILSNYYQSLAKK, encoded by the exons ATGAGTACAATGATTAATAATGGACTTGCGGGTGACAAGAAG TCCAAGAAGCAAGTTGCCACCAATGTAACGGAACAAACCCATCATGTGTCCAGGGACAAGCGTGGGCAGGTCATGGGCCTGCGTGGGGGCTTCCGTGGATGTACCATCTGGTTCACTG GTTTGTCTGGAGCCGGTAAGACCACTGTGTCCTTTGCCCTTGAGGAATACCTCTGTCACCATGGCATCCCAGCCTACGGTCTGGACGGAGACAACATGAGAACTGGTCTGAACAAGAACCTTGGCTTCACCCCAGAGGACCGTGAAGAGAACATCCGTCGTGTCGCTGAGGTCGCTAGGCTTTTTGCCGATGGTGGTATCGTCTGTCTTACTTCGTTCATCAGTCCCTACGCTAAG GATCGTGATGTTGCAAGACAACTCCACCAGAAGACCGGTCTTCCGTTCTATGAGATCTTTGTCAACACTCCATTGGAGGTTTGTGAGGAACGTGATGTGAAGGGACTCTACAAGAAGGCTAGGGCTGGCCTTATCAAGg GATTCACCGGTATCGACCAGGCCTATGAGGAGCCCGAGAACCCAGACCTGGTCCTCATGTCTGGCAGGGACAGCGTCAAGGATGTGGTCCAGCAGCTGGTTAGCTTCCTCAGGTCGGAG AACATTCTTCCTGACTCTGCTGTGGAGACCGTGAAGGAGCTTCTGGTCCCTGAGCAGGCCGTGCCGGAAGCCATGAAGGAGGCAGAGAGCCTACCATCTCTCAACATCAGCAAG CTTGATCTTCAATGGACCCAGGTGTTAGCTGAAGGTTGGGCCACGCCCATGATGGGTTTCATGCGAGAGAGGGAGTTCTTACAATGTCAGCATTTTAACTGCCTTCTTGATG GTGGCACTATAAACCAGTCCGTCCCGATTGTTCTTCCCGTTCACACCGAGGACAAGGAGCGCTTGGAGAAGGAGGAGGCGTTCACACTGAAGTACGAAGGTCGCTGTATAGCTATTCTACGTACACCCGAGTTCTATCTGCATAGGAAGGAGGAGAGATGCTGCCGTCAGTGGGGAACATCCCACCCTGATCATCCTTACATCAAG ATGGTCATGGAGAGTGGTGATTGGTTGGTCGGTGGAGACCTGGAAGTCTTGGAACGTATCCGTTGGAACGATGGTCTGGACAGCTACCGCCTCACCCCCAATGAGCTCAGGGCCCGCTTCAAGGAGATTGGCTCCGACGCCGTCTTTGCATTCCAGCTGCGTAATCCCGTCCACAACGGCCACGCCCTGCTGATGAACGACACCAAGCGCAGGCTGAAGGAGCGTGGCTACAAGAAGCCGTGTCTTCTTCTTCATCCACTGG GTGGATGGACCAAAGCCGATGATGTTCCTCTGGATGTTCGTATGCGCCAGCATTCCGCCATCCTGGATGAGGGGGTTCTGGACCCTGATAGTACAGTGGTAGCAATCTTCCCATCACCTATGATGTACGCAGGACCAACAGAG GTACAATGGCATGCCAAGGCTCGTATGGCCACTGGAGCTAATTTCTACATCGTCGGTCGTGACCCAGCTGGTATGCCCCACCCAGACAAGTCGGGTGACCTCTACGATCATTCCCACGGCCGACGT GTCCTTACTATGGCCCCAGGTCTCACCCAACTAGAAATCATCCCATTCCGTGTCGCTGCATACAATCTGAAGAAGAAAGCCATGGACTTCTTCGACCCAGAGAAGAAGGAGGACTTTGACTTCATCTCGGGCACCCGCATGCGTAGGCTGGCCCGCGAGGGGCAGACCCCGCCCGACGGGTTCATGGCGCCCAAGGCCTGGGGGATCCTCTCCAATTACTACCAGTCTCTGGCCAAGAAGTAA